One window of the Actinomyces wuliandei genome contains the following:
- the argC gene encoding N-acetyl-gamma-glutamyl-phosphate reductase — MTWTAAVAGATGYAGGEALRLLAAHPQIDVGAVTAASSAGTRLGQHHPHLMGLAQRTVEPTDPARLAEHDVVVLALPHGASGEVTAAVEEEAARRGTSPLVIDCGADHRLVDPEAWTAFYGSPHAGAWTYGMPELLHAGEAVARAQRAQIATTRRLAVPGCNVTAVTLALQPGVASGLVDCSQGAAALTAVLAVGYSGAGKALRPHLTAAEGIGGAQPYAVGGTHRHIPEIIQNLAVAGARAQDLRLSFTPVLVPMSRGILATVTAPVTCEVRQAADPGAVLRQAWEEAYGAPGAGEGLVHLLPVGTWPTTASVSGSGVATVQVTFDPVAGAATAMCAIDNLGKGTASAALQCLNRALGLPETEGVITEGAAP, encoded by the coding sequence GTGACCTGGACAGCAGCGGTTGCCGGCGCTACCGGCTACGCCGGTGGGGAGGCGCTGCGCCTCCTGGCGGCCCACCCTCAGATCGATGTCGGTGCGGTGACGGCCGCGTCCTCGGCCGGAACGCGTCTGGGACAGCACCATCCCCACCTGATGGGGCTGGCGCAGCGTACGGTGGAGCCCACTGACCCCGCCAGGCTCGCTGAGCACGACGTTGTCGTCCTGGCCCTGCCCCACGGTGCCTCCGGTGAGGTGACCGCCGCCGTCGAGGAGGAGGCGGCCCGCCGTGGTACCTCGCCGCTGGTCATCGACTGCGGCGCGGATCACCGGCTGGTGGACCCCGAGGCCTGGACCGCCTTCTACGGCTCGCCGCACGCGGGCGCGTGGACCTACGGCATGCCTGAGCTCCTCCACGCGGGTGAGGCGGTCGCCCGGGCGCAGCGTGCCCAGATCGCAACCACCAGGAGGCTGGCTGTCCCGGGATGCAACGTGACAGCAGTGACCCTGGCGCTCCAGCCGGGTGTGGCCTCCGGCCTTGTCGACTGCTCCCAGGGCGCGGCAGCGCTGACGGCGGTCCTCGCTGTGGGCTACTCCGGTGCCGGCAAGGCTCTCAGGCCGCACCTGACGGCGGCGGAGGGTATCGGCGGTGCCCAGCCCTACGCCGTAGGCGGGACCCACCGCCACATCCCGGAGATCATCCAGAACCTGGCCGTCGCGGGGGCGCGGGCGCAGGACCTTCGCCTGTCCTTCACCCCGGTGCTGGTCCCGATGAGCCGGGGGATCCTGGCCACCGTGACCGCGCCGGTGACCTGCGAGGTCCGCCAGGCCGCCGACCCGGGGGCCGTGCTGCGCCAGGCCTGGGAGGAGGCCTACGGTGCCCCGGGGGCGGGGGAGGGGCTGGTCCACCTCCTGCCTGTGGGGACATGGCCCACCACCGCATCGGTGTCAGGTAGTGGCGTGGCCACTGTCCAGGTCACCTTTGACCCGGTGGCAGGTGCCGCCACCGCGATGTGCGCTATCGACAATCTTGGCAAGGGCACTGCCTCCGCCGCGCTCCAGTGCCTCAACCGAGCTCTTGGTCTGCCAGAGACCGAGGGCGTGATCACTGAAGGAGCTGCTCCATGA
- a CDS encoding flavodoxin domain-containing protein, which translates to MRLLLTSSSRHGSTDEVAAVVAERLRDAGIDVDTCKPEEVESVDGYDAFVLGSAVYMTQWTPEAVEFTKRFSDVLSANPVWAFSVGLSGLPQGKVADPRRIGPVLLAIEPEDHMVFPGRFDPGRLSLRERSIARLGGASEGDFRDWDQVRQWADAIAASLVG; encoded by the coding sequence ATGAGACTTCTGCTGACGTCCTCCTCCCGCCACGGCTCCACTGACGAGGTCGCTGCCGTTGTTGCTGAGCGGCTGCGGGACGCGGGTATTGACGTTGACACCTGCAAGCCGGAGGAGGTCGAGTCGGTGGACGGCTACGACGCCTTCGTCCTGGGCAGCGCCGTCTACATGACGCAGTGGACGCCGGAGGCGGTCGAGTTCACCAAGCGCTTCAGCGACGTCCTGTCCGCCAACCCGGTGTGGGCCTTCTCCGTGGGACTGTCAGGCCTGCCCCAGGGCAAAGTGGCTGACCCCAGGCGCATCGGCCCCGTCCTGCTGGCTATCGAGCCTGAGGACCACATGGTGTTCCCGGGGCGCTTCGACCCCGGTCGGCTCTCGCTCAGGGAGCGGTCGATCGCCCGGCTGGGGGGCGCCTCGGAGGGTGACTTCCGCGACTGGGACCAGGTCCGCCAGTGGGCTGACGCCATCGCCGCCTCACTGGTCGGCTGA